A single genomic interval of Rubrivirga marina harbors:
- a CDS encoding phosphoketolase family protein translates to MTIDGQTDPLPLTDEALARLDAYWRAANYLSVGQIYLLDNPLLREPLTLEHVKPRLLGHWGTTPGLNFVYVHLNRLVRERDLSVLYVTGPGHGGPGIVANTYLEGSYTEHYPDITQDAEGMRKLFRQFSFPGGIPSHTSPETPGSINEGGELGYALAHAYGAVFDNPDLVACCVVGDGEAETGTLAASWHSNKFLNPARDGAVLPVLHLNGYKIANPTVLARMPREELESLFVGYGYAPVFVEGDEPEAMHQRMAAALDDAVSEIQRIQRDAREDGVTERPRWPLVVLRSPKGWTGPEVVDGVQVEGTFRSHQVPLAGLADDPEHLAALEAWMRSYRPEELFDESGRLVPEVARLAPEGERRMGSNPHANGGLLLKDLRMPDWRDYAVEVPAPGAVTAEATRVMGRLLRDVMAMNPETFRVVGPDETASNRLSALFEVTDRAWMEPALETDAHLAPDGRVMEVLSEQLCQGWLEGYLLTGRHGLFSCYEAFIHIVDSMFNQHAKWLDVTRDIPWRRPLASLNYLLTSHVWRQDHNGFSHQDPGFIDFVVNKKAEVVRVYLPPDANTLLSVTDHCLRSRHYVNVIVAGKQPEPQYLDLDAAITHTAAGIGIWEWAGNDQHAEPDVVMACAGDVPTLETLAAVDLLRQHLPELKVRVVNVVDLMRLQPERTHPHGLSDRAFDALFTTDKPVIFAYHGYPWLIHRLTYSRTNHANFHVRGFVEEGSTTTPFDMVVRNGLDRFHLVMDVAERVPTVGPHGPHVHQTMRDRLVEHREYITRHGQDMPEVRDWVWPHEPASPSGVQGA, encoded by the coding sequence ATGACCATCGACGGCCAGACAGACCCGCTTCCCCTGACAGACGAGGCCCTCGCCCGCCTCGACGCCTACTGGCGCGCGGCCAACTACCTCTCGGTCGGCCAGATCTACCTCCTCGACAACCCGCTCCTCCGCGAGCCCCTCACGCTGGAGCACGTCAAGCCGCGCCTGCTCGGCCACTGGGGCACCACGCCCGGGCTCAACTTCGTCTACGTCCACCTCAACCGGCTCGTCCGGGAGCGCGACCTGAGCGTGCTCTACGTCACCGGGCCGGGGCACGGCGGCCCCGGGATCGTCGCCAACACGTACCTCGAAGGGAGCTACACCGAGCACTACCCGGACATCACGCAGGACGCCGAGGGGATGCGGAAGCTGTTCCGCCAGTTCTCGTTTCCCGGCGGCATCCCGAGCCACACCTCGCCCGAGACGCCCGGCTCGATCAACGAGGGCGGCGAGCTCGGCTACGCCCTCGCCCACGCCTACGGGGCCGTCTTCGACAACCCGGACCTCGTCGCGTGCTGCGTCGTCGGCGACGGCGAGGCCGAGACGGGGACGCTCGCGGCGAGCTGGCACTCGAACAAGTTCCTCAACCCCGCCCGCGACGGGGCCGTCCTCCCCGTCCTCCACCTCAACGGCTACAAGATCGCCAACCCGACCGTGCTGGCGAGGATGCCGCGCGAGGAGCTCGAGAGCCTGTTCGTCGGCTACGGCTACGCCCCCGTCTTCGTCGAGGGCGACGAGCCGGAGGCGATGCACCAGCGGATGGCGGCGGCGCTCGACGACGCCGTCTCCGAGATCCAGCGCATCCAGCGGGACGCCCGCGAGGACGGCGTCACGGAGCGCCCGCGCTGGCCCCTCGTCGTGCTCCGCTCGCCGAAGGGGTGGACCGGCCCGGAGGTGGTGGACGGCGTCCAGGTCGAGGGCACGTTCCGCTCGCACCAGGTCCCGCTGGCGGGGCTCGCCGACGACCCCGAGCACCTGGCCGCCCTGGAGGCGTGGATGCGGAGCTACCGGCCCGAGGAGCTCTTCGACGAGTCGGGCCGCCTCGTCCCCGAGGTGGCCCGACTCGCGCCCGAGGGCGAGCGGCGCATGGGCTCGAACCCCCACGCCAACGGGGGCCTCCTCCTGAAGGACCTCCGGATGCCCGACTGGCGCGACTACGCCGTCGAGGTCCCCGCGCCCGGCGCGGTCACGGCCGAGGCGACGCGCGTGATGGGCCGGCTCCTCCGCGACGTGATGGCGATGAACCCCGAGACCTTCCGCGTGGTCGGCCCGGACGAGACGGCCTCGAACCGGCTCTCGGCCCTCTTCGAGGTGACGGACCGTGCCTGGATGGAGCCCGCCCTCGAGACCGACGCCCACCTCGCGCCGGACGGCCGCGTGATGGAGGTCCTGAGCGAGCAGCTCTGCCAGGGCTGGCTCGAGGGCTACCTCCTCACCGGGCGCCACGGCCTCTTCTCCTGCTACGAGGCCTTCATCCACATCGTCGACTCGATGTTCAACCAGCACGCGAAGTGGCTCGACGTGACCCGCGACATCCCGTGGCGGCGGCCCCTCGCCTCGCTCAACTACCTCCTCACCTCGCACGTCTGGCGCCAGGACCACAACGGGTTCAGCCACCAGGACCCCGGCTTCATCGACTTCGTGGTCAACAAGAAGGCCGAGGTCGTCCGGGTCTACCTCCCGCCCGACGCCAACACGCTCCTCTCGGTCACCGACCACTGCCTCCGGAGCCGCCACTACGTCAACGTGATCGTGGCCGGCAAGCAGCCCGAGCCCCAGTACCTCGACCTCGACGCGGCCATCACGCACACGGCCGCCGGGATCGGGATCTGGGAGTGGGCCGGCAACGACCAGCACGCCGAGCCGGACGTGGTGATGGCCTGCGCCGGCGACGTCCCGACGCTGGAGACGCTCGCCGCCGTGGACCTCCTCCGCCAGCACCTCCCGGAGCTCAAGGTCCGCGTCGTCAACGTCGTGGACCTCATGCGGCTCCAGCCCGAGCGCACGCACCCGCACGGGCTCTCCGACCGCGCCTTCGACGCGCTCTTCACGACGGACAAGCCGGTCATCTTCGCCTACCACGGCTACCCGTGGCTCATCCACCGGCTCACCTACAGCCGGACGAACCACGCCAACTTCCACGTCCGCGGGTTCGTCGAGGAGGGCTCCACCACGACCCCGTTCGACATGGTGGTCCGCAACGGGCTCGACCGCTTCCACCTCGTGATGGACGTGGCCGAGCGGGTGCCGACGGTCGGGCCGCACGGCCCCCACGTGCACCAGACGATGCGCGACCGGCTCGTCGAGCACCGGGAGTACATCACCCGGCACGGGCAGGACATGCCGGAGGTCCGCGACTGGGTCTGGCCGCACGAGCCCGCCTCGCCGTCGGGCGTCCAGGGAGCCTGA
- a CDS encoding cold-shock protein produces MTDEATTHATGTVEWFDAERGVGLISSDDGAAPCAVHAGTLRACGVASLAAGDRVRFQVRTEGGKRTATDLALLPAVQRWENEGGAVNPSA; encoded by the coding sequence ATGACCGACGAAGCCACCACCCACGCCACGGGGACGGTCGAGTGGTTCGACGCCGAGCGCGGCGTCGGGCTCATCTCGTCCGACGACGGCGCGGCGCCCTGCGCCGTCCACGCCGGCACGCTCCGCGCCTGCGGCGTCGCCTCGCTGGCGGCCGGGGACCGCGTGCGGTTCCAGGTACGGACTGAGGGGGGCAAACGCACCGCGACCGACCTGGCCCTGCTCCCCGCTGTGCAGCGGTGGGAGAACGAGGGCGGAGCCGTCAACCCCAGCGCCTGA
- a CDS encoding phospholipase D-like domain-containing protein, whose protein sequence is MPWPTGGTDEYTLFTEGDDLYDAMVASIEAARRRVDLESYIFAADEVGWRLGEALAAQARAGLQVRLMVDAAGSMFSFSREIERYLRQHGVAVRRFHRWSWRQPLRFYRRDHRKLLVVDGHEAFVGGFNIHRESSRSAYGPGRWRDTHVRLDGALAERASALFEVAWSGNHRGEPLAGRPSGDALVPNHSRICRHQVHCLFTRLLQSADRRLFVTTPYFVPDRGTQGELVQAAKRGVDVRLLLPGKSDVPITRWAARAAYRTLLAAGIRVFEYQPRMLHAKTAVADGMTATVGTANLDYRSFFVNYEINLFSANRALCTALEEQFRTDLGDAVEVTARGWSRRPWGGMAAEAVGWTARRWL, encoded by the coding sequence GTGCCCTGGCCGACGGGCGGTACCGACGAGTACACGCTCTTCACCGAGGGGGACGACCTGTACGACGCGATGGTCGCGTCCATCGAGGCGGCCCGGCGGCGGGTAGACCTGGAGAGCTACATCTTCGCCGCAGACGAGGTGGGGTGGCGCCTCGGGGAAGCCCTCGCGGCGCAGGCGCGCGCCGGCCTGCAGGTGCGCCTGATGGTGGACGCGGCGGGCTCGATGTTCTCGTTTTCGCGCGAGATCGAGCGCTACCTGCGGCAGCACGGCGTGGCGGTCCGGCGCTTCCACCGGTGGAGCTGGCGTCAGCCCCTCCGGTTCTACCGGCGCGACCACCGCAAGCTCCTCGTCGTCGACGGCCACGAGGCCTTCGTGGGCGGGTTCAACATCCACCGGGAGAGCTCCCGGTCGGCCTACGGACCGGGACGGTGGCGGGACACGCACGTGAGGCTGGACGGTGCTCTGGCGGAGCGGGCGTCAGCGTTGTTCGAGGTGGCCTGGAGCGGCAACCATCGTGGGGAACCACTGGCGGGCCGCCCGAGCGGAGACGCGCTTGTCCCCAACCACTCCCGCATCTGTCGGCACCAGGTGCATTGCCTGTTCACCCGGTTGCTTCAGAGCGCTGACCGCCGTCTTTTCGTGACGACCCCCTACTTCGTGCCTGATCGCGGCACGCAGGGCGAACTCGTCCAGGCTGCGAAACGCGGTGTGGACGTCCGTCTGCTGCTGCCAGGAAAGAGCGACGTCCCCATCACCCGGTGGGCGGCCCGGGCCGCCTACCGGACGCTGTTGGCGGCGGGCATCCGGGTCTTCGAGTATCAGCCGCGCATGCTCCACGCCAAGACCGCCGTCGCGGACGGCATGACGGCAACCGTGGGCACGGCCAACCTCGACTACCGCAGCTTCTTCGTCAACTACGAGATCAACCTCTTCTCTGCCAACCGCGCCCTGTGCACGGCCCTGGAGGAACAGTTCAGGACGGACCTGGGCGATGCGGTCGAGGTCACCGCCCGTGGCTGGTCGAGGCGCCCGTGGGGCGGGATGGCCGCCGAGGCGGTCGGCTGGACCGCTCGGCGCTGGCTGTGA
- a CDS encoding ABC1 kinase family protein, with protein MATAIAPAYPPSRQKRLRQVARALARHGLGWLVLDLGLGRLVPFHRGVLRHAAQEDPYTKPEHLRLALEDLGVTAVKLGQVLSTRPDLVPADLAAELARLQDRVPPVPFEAVRAVVEAELGQPLEALFAAFDPEPLAAASIGQVHAATLPDGTAVVVKVRRPGVEAQAEADLALLDALARTAAARTSWGQDYDIVGWVREFAFTLRDELDYAAEARHAEQVRRDFADEPALHVPAVFPERSARRVLTMERLDGVKVDDAAALAAAGVDRQELARTATRVMLRMVLRNGFYHADPHPGNVLVLPGGRIGLLDFGMVGALDAATRQALLRIVLALAAEDTDRLVDELTALGVTGEAVARGPLKQDLERLRRRYATRPLKEIAAAEAFQDIMDVARRHRLRLPAELVQLAKVTAMAEGTALQLDPDFEILAFSLPYVRRFWLRTLSPRAQARRLSGSLADLADLGEALPRQLRRLTHRLEQGALPLTVAADPSPETLQRIDRAANRVAVSVLTAAFVVGGSLLALAYHPTGGHPALVAVAVLAVLFVLGLVAALWRRGRL; from the coding sequence GTGGCAACGGCCATCGCCCCTGCGTACCCGCCGTCGCGGCAGAAGCGCCTCCGCCAGGTCGCCCGCGCCCTCGCCCGGCACGGCCTGGGCTGGCTCGTGCTCGACCTCGGTCTCGGCCGCCTCGTCCCGTTCCACCGCGGGGTCCTCCGGCACGCCGCGCAGGAGGACCCGTACACCAAGCCCGAGCACCTCCGCCTCGCGCTCGAAGACCTCGGCGTCACGGCCGTCAAGCTGGGGCAGGTGCTCAGCACGCGCCCCGACCTCGTCCCGGCGGACCTCGCGGCGGAGCTGGCCCGGCTCCAGGACCGCGTGCCGCCCGTGCCCTTCGAGGCCGTCCGCGCCGTCGTCGAAGCGGAGCTGGGGCAGCCGCTCGAGGCGCTCTTCGCGGCGTTCGACCCCGAACCGCTCGCGGCGGCCTCTATCGGGCAGGTCCACGCGGCGACGCTCCCCGACGGCACGGCCGTCGTGGTGAAGGTGCGGCGGCCCGGCGTCGAGGCCCAGGCCGAGGCCGACCTCGCCCTCCTCGACGCCCTCGCCCGTACCGCCGCTGCGCGCACGTCGTGGGGACAGGACTACGACATCGTGGGGTGGGTGAGGGAGTTCGCCTTCACCCTCCGCGACGAGCTCGACTACGCCGCCGAGGCCCGGCACGCCGAGCAGGTCCGACGCGACTTCGCCGACGAGCCGGCGCTCCACGTCCCGGCGGTGTTCCCCGAGCGCTCCGCCCGGCGCGTGCTCACGATGGAGCGGCTCGACGGGGTCAAGGTGGACGACGCGGCGGCCCTCGCCGCCGCCGGCGTGGACCGCCAGGAGCTCGCGCGCACGGCCACCCGCGTCATGCTCCGGATGGTGCTGCGCAACGGGTTCTACCACGCCGACCCCCATCCGGGCAACGTGCTAGTTCTGCCCGGCGGCCGGATCGGGCTGCTCGACTTCGGGATGGTCGGCGCGCTCGACGCAGCCACGCGCCAGGCCCTCCTCCGCATCGTCCTCGCCCTGGCCGCCGAGGACACCGACCGCCTCGTCGACGAGCTGACGGCGCTCGGCGTGACCGGCGAGGCGGTCGCGCGCGGTCCGCTCAAGCAGGACCTCGAGCGGCTCCGCCGCCGCTACGCCACGCGCCCGCTCAAGGAGATCGCCGCCGCCGAGGCCTTCCAGGACATCATGGACGTGGCCCGCCGCCACCGCCTCCGCCTGCCGGCCGAGCTGGTCCAGCTGGCGAAGGTGACGGCGATGGCCGAGGGGACCGCCCTCCAACTCGACCCCGACTTCGAGATCCTCGCCTTCTCGCTCCCCTACGTCCGGCGGTTCTGGCTCCGCACGCTCTCGCCGCGCGCACAGGCCCGGCGCCTGAGCGGGTCGCTCGCCGACCTCGCCGACCTCGGAGAGGCGCTCCCACGCCAGCTCCGCCGCCTGACCCACCGGCTCGAACAGGGCGCGCTGCCGCTCACTGTTGCCGCCGACCCCTCTCCGGAGACGCTGCAGCGGATCGACCGGGCGGCCAACCGCGTCGCCGTCAGCGTGCTCACGGCCGCCTTCGTCGTCGGGGGCAGCCTGCTCGCCCTCGCTTACCACCCGACGGGGGGCCACCCGGCCCTCGTGGCCGTCGCGGTCCTCGCCGTCCTTTTCGTCCTCGGCCTCGTCGCGGCGCTCTGGCGTCGCGGCCGGCTGTGA
- a CDS encoding prolipoprotein diacylglyceryl transferase, with the protein MYPRISDLFQYLLGVDVALPFYSFGLMVALAILAAAWMTQRELDRMYGLGLVGSVQVRGKDAKGRPRTTAQSPSALVWTMALLAAGFGIAGAKLFHVVDYWDEFTQDPVGMVVSTSGLTFYGGLVVATVAVAAYAYRKGLRVPRLADAAAPGMLLAYGIGRVGCYLSGDGDWGVCSSLADKPGWIPAFLWSETFPRNIVGPGRTTIDPVVFNAQYRGAECALAAPDGVYPTMLYELAMAAALAGALWLLRKHPFKAGWLFSLYAVFAGAERFLIEEIRVNPEAAFGLPQSQIISIGFVVAGLVGLAITTRRRPPLGAPVSRPVPEAVSTGSSL; encoded by the coding sequence ATGTACCCCCGCATCAGCGACCTCTTTCAGTACCTCCTCGGGGTCGACGTCGCCCTCCCGTTCTACTCGTTCGGGCTGATGGTGGCCCTCGCCATCCTCGCGGCGGCGTGGATGACGCAGCGAGAGCTCGACCGGATGTACGGCCTCGGCCTCGTCGGCTCGGTGCAGGTGCGAGGGAAAGACGCCAAGGGCAGGCCCCGGACGACGGCGCAGAGCCCCTCCGCGCTCGTCTGGACGATGGCGCTGCTCGCAGCCGGCTTCGGCATCGCCGGGGCCAAGCTGTTCCACGTCGTCGACTACTGGGACGAGTTCACCCAGGACCCGGTCGGGATGGTGGTCTCGACGTCGGGGCTGACGTTCTACGGCGGCCTCGTCGTGGCGACGGTCGCCGTGGCGGCGTACGCCTACCGCAAGGGCCTCCGCGTGCCGCGCCTGGCCGACGCCGCCGCGCCGGGCATGCTGCTGGCGTACGGGATCGGCCGGGTCGGCTGCTACCTCTCCGGCGACGGCGACTGGGGCGTCTGCTCCAGCCTCGCCGACAAGCCGGGCTGGATCCCGGCCTTCCTCTGGAGCGAGACGTTCCCCCGCAACATCGTCGGTCCGGGGCGGACGACCATCGACCCCGTCGTCTTCAACGCCCAGTACCGGGGGGCCGAGTGCGCGCTCGCGGCACCGGACGGCGTCTACCCGACGATGCTCTACGAGCTGGCGATGGCGGCGGCCCTCGCGGGCGCCCTGTGGCTCCTCCGGAAGCACCCGTTCAAGGCCGGCTGGCTGTTCTCGCTCTACGCCGTGTTCGCGGGGGCCGAACGGTTCCTCATCGAGGAGATCCGCGTCAACCCCGAGGCCGCGTTCGGCCTCCCGCAGTCGCAGATCATCTCCATCGGGTTCGTCGTCGCGGGTCTCGTCGGCCTCGCCATCACGACGCGCCGACGGCCACCCCTCGGAGCGCCCGTGTCGCGGCCGGTCCCGGAGGCCGTCTCCACCGGATCGTCCCTCTGA
- a CDS encoding indolepyruvate ferredoxin oxidoreductase subunit alpha, with amino-acid sequence MAYVVAEPCVGCTFTDCVEVCPVDCFYVGPNFIAIHPDECIDCNACVPVCPVEAIYPEDELPEKWAHYAEWNAYLAPRWQALGHNLVEKRPGSPPATDLSCADRPRSEADILTWEGDPGA; translated from the coding sequence ATGGCCTACGTCGTCGCCGAGCCCTGCGTGGGCTGCACGTTCACCGACTGCGTCGAGGTCTGCCCCGTCGACTGCTTCTACGTCGGGCCGAACTTCATCGCCATCCACCCCGACGAGTGCATCGACTGCAACGCCTGCGTCCCGGTCTGCCCCGTCGAGGCCATCTACCCGGAGGACGAGCTGCCCGAGAAGTGGGCGCACTACGCCGAGTGGAACGCGTACCTCGCGCCCCGCTGGCAGGCCCTCGGCCACAACCTCGTCGAGAAGCGGCCCGGGTCGCCCCCCGCGACGGACCTCTCATGCGCCGACCGCCCCCGCTCGGAAGCCGACATCCTCACGTGGGAGGGGGACCCCGGCGCCTGA
- a CDS encoding type II glyceraldehyde-3-phosphate dehydrogenase, producing the protein MTHTENTRVAVNGYGVIGKRVAAAVAAQDDMTLAGVADVATDWRVAVARAKGYPLFGATLEHVRAMTEAGLDPAGSLDDLLGAADVVVDCTPKKVAAGNVERYRERGIKFIVQGGEKHAVTGHSFTAENNYDTALGRQSTRVVSCNTTSTVRTLSALKQAGLLKKARGVLIRRATDPWESHLGGIMNTLVPEADIPSHQGPDAQTVDPELDVVTMAVKAPETLSHLHYWTVQLTREASKDEVLGALRASSRIAFIRMADGLVALNSVKELMADLGRPHDNLYEVAVWEDMLTVQGDEAFYAYMVDNQAIVIPETIDAIRALTEIEADGATSIEKTNEALGITGRLVPEPVAA; encoded by the coding sequence ATGACCCACACTGAAAACACCCGCGTCGCCGTCAACGGCTACGGCGTCATCGGCAAGCGCGTCGCCGCCGCCGTGGCGGCGCAGGACGACATGACCCTCGCCGGCGTCGCCGACGTGGCGACGGACTGGCGCGTGGCCGTGGCCCGCGCGAAGGGCTACCCGCTCTTCGGGGCGACGCTCGAGCACGTCCGCGCCATGACCGAGGCCGGTCTCGACCCGGCCGGCTCCCTCGACGACCTCCTCGGCGCCGCCGACGTCGTCGTGGACTGCACGCCGAAAAAGGTGGCCGCCGGCAACGTCGAGCGCTACCGCGAGCGCGGGATCAAGTTCATCGTGCAGGGCGGCGAGAAGCACGCCGTCACCGGGCACTCGTTCACCGCCGAGAACAACTACGACACCGCGCTCGGCCGCCAGAGCACGCGCGTCGTCTCGTGCAACACGACCTCGACGGTACGGACGCTCTCCGCGCTCAAACAGGCCGGGCTGTTGAAGAAGGCTCGCGGCGTGCTCATCCGTCGCGCCACCGACCCGTGGGAGAGCCACCTCGGCGGCATCATGAACACTCTCGTCCCCGAGGCCGACATCCCCAGCCACCAGGGGCCGGACGCGCAGACCGTGGACCCCGAGCTCGACGTGGTGACGATGGCCGTGAAGGCGCCCGAAACCCTCAGCCACCTCCACTACTGGACGGTCCAGCTCACGCGCGAGGCCTCGAAGGACGAGGTGCTGGGTGCCCTCCGCGCCTCGTCTCGCATCGCGTTCATCCGCATGGCCGACGGCCTCGTCGCGCTCAACTCGGTGAAGGAGCTCATGGCCGACCTCGGCCGCCCGCACGACAACCTCTACGAGGTCGCCGTCTGGGAGGACATGCTGACGGTGCAGGGCGACGAGGCGTTCTACGCCTACATGGTCGACAACCAGGCCATCGTCATCCCCGAGACTATCGACGCCATCCGGGCGCTGACGGAGATCGAGGCGGACGGGGCCACGTCCATCGAGAAGACCAACGAGGCCCTCGGCATCACCGGGCGGCTGGTGCCCGAACCGGTCGCCGCGTAG